The DNA sequence CGATGCGGAAGAGCTCCTGAGGAGGCGGGTTCCCGCGGATCGCTCCCCCGAGCAGGCGGAAGTCGAAGTGAAGCCGCGGGGCGAGCTTCTGGAAGCGGCGGATCTCGGCGATGCCGCGCCAGTAGTCGTGGTTTCCGCCGAGCTCCCACCCCGCGTAGTCCCCCTGGAGATCGACGAGCCAACCGAGGGAGGGCCCCTTCGCGTAGTTCCGGCTGTCGTACGCGTAGCGCCCCTCGATCCGTCGGTTCGTCCCCGCGATCCCGTCCGGCTCCGCAAAGAGGTTCTCGCGGAACGTCTTGCCGCGCCCGAAGAGGGACCAATCGGTGTTCTTCGCGATCGGTTCGTCCTCCGTCGCCGCGTACCCGCCCGAGAGCGAGTGGTTTCCGGCGTCGAGAACGAGGCGCGCGCTCCATCCCTTCGTCCATACAAAGTCGAAGAAATCTTCTTTGATGAGCAAAGCGGCAGCGAAGTTCTCGCTTTCCGTCACGGTCCACGCAGTCGGGACGCGAATCCGATCGAAACCGGACGCCTCGAGCCGGAGGCCCGGAAGCAGGCGGAGGGGGACCGCGCCCTTCGCCTCCCACGACCAGCGCTCCGCCGCGAAGGAGTACGCCTGCGACCAGCCGAGGCGCGCGGGGTGGCGGAGGCCGTGCTCGAAGTCGATCGCGTACGAAAGGCGGAACCCATCGACGCGATTGTAGGCAGCTCCGAACCCCGGCTTCACCGCGCGCTCCTCCGCCTCCTCGATCGACCAGGAAACGCCGCGATCCCCGACCTCGATCGCGTACAGCCGGGCCGTCGGTCCGGTCCGCTCCTCTCTCGACGGGGGCTCCTCGAACCAGCGCTCCTCTCCCTCCAGCCGATAGCGGATGCGGAAGCGGTGGGTTCCTCTCTTCATGCGGTGGTGATACGACCAACCGCCCTCCTCCGGGCGCATCGGGTCGGGGTCCCATCCGGTGAAGGTCCCCTCGATCGTTGCCTCGCGGGCGTCCACTTGCCGGAGGCGGACGAACACGCCGTCCTCGTGCCGCTCGATCTCCACCGGCCAAAACCGCGGCCTCTCACGCTCCTCTTCCAGAACGTCGTCACACGATGCGCCCTCTGTCTTCGTCGCGAGAACCTGCTCTCCGTCCTCCGCGACGAGAACGAGCGCGTCGCCCCGGACGAACCACTCGCGGTCCTTCAGAGCGGCCGCCTTCTCGCCGTCGAGGAGGAAAGCCATCCCGTCCGCGCAGATCAGGATCGACTCCGGAGTGATCCGGATCGCGTCGATCCGACGGGGCGCGTCGGAGGCGGCGAGAGAGGGCACGAAGAGCACGGGGACGAGACACCGAACGAGTCGAAGGTTCATGTCCACATCCTTTCGCGGGGACCCATCGCTGCCTCTCGCAAGGTCCGTGCCGCCTTCGCTCAATAGGCGCCGCGCACGTAAGGCCGTTCGGCGCGCCGGATCGTTCCCTGCTTCTCGCGCGCGTGACGATCGGACACTCTCGGAGCGTCCGGAAGTCACTCTTCCCGAGGTCGGATTCCGTAACGGCGCATCTTCCGGTGGAGGTTCGCCCGGTCGGTCGCGAGCGCGCGCGCGGTCTCCGCCACGTTGCCGCGGCTTTGCAGGAGCGCCTCCCGGATGACGCGGATCTCGTAGCGCTCGACCCGCTCGCGGAGCGAGGCCGCCCCGTCCGCGCCGTTCTCCTCCCCGAGCACTCCGATCGCGCGGTCGACGTCGCTTCTCCCGATCTCCCCCTCGGGGCACATGATGACGAGCCTCTCGACGAGGTTCCGAAGCTCGCGTACGTTCCCCGGCCACGTGTGATCGACGAGCCGGTCGAGCGCTCCCCGGGAGAAGCGCTTCGGCTTTCGTCCGTTCTCCTCCGCGAGGCGCGCGAGAAAGTGCTCCACGAGGATCGGGATGTCGGAGGCCCGCTCGCGAAGAGGCGGCACGCGGATCG is a window from the Candidatus Eisenbacteria bacterium genome containing:
- a CDS encoding BamA/TamA family outer membrane protein, which gives rise to MNLRLVRCLVPVLFVPSLAASDAPRRIDAIRITPESILICADGMAFLLDGEKAAALKDREWFVRGDALVLVAEDGEQVLATKTEGASCDDVLEEERERPRFWPVEIERHEDGVFVRLRQVDAREATIEGTFTGWDPDPMRPEEGGWSYHHRMKRGTHRFRIRYRLEGEERWFEEPPSREERTGPTARLYAIEVGDRGVSWSIEEAEERAVKPGFGAAYNRVDGFRLSYAIDFEHGLRHPARLGWSQAYSFAAERWSWEAKGAVPLRLLPGLRLEASGFDRIRVPTAWTVTESENFAAALLIKEDFFDFVWTKGWSARLVLDAGNHSLSGGYAATEDEPIAKNTDWSLFGRGKTFRENLFAEPDGIAGTNRRIEGRYAYDSRNYAKGPSLGWLVDLQGDYAGWELGGNHDYWRGIAEIRRFQKLAPRLHFDFRLLGGAIRGNPPPQELFRIGGIGTLRAHRFKELVGERLFLANIEYRASVWSSLQTVFFADLGDAWRSGERETFDLESDMGIGLQNERGDVRVDFARRIDRGADEDIVVSLRLNRMF